A single genomic interval of Chloroflexota bacterium harbors:
- the maf gene encoding septum formation protein Maf translates to MGRQPKAVKLTLASASPRRRELLAALGLAFTLFPAEVEENNDADIPAKALALSLSARKAQKAACGMRDGIVIAADTIVLLAGEVLGKPRDADEATKMLHRLRGCSHMVFSGLTLVDVDNRRQWSDVVETEVWMRSYSDEEIAAYVASGDPLDKAGAYAIQYAEFRPVAGVRGCYANVMGLPICHLYRALRAWDVEVPVRPMEACPWARVSGCTYATEVIPS, encoded by the coding sequence ATGGGCAGACAACCAAAGGCTGTTAAACTTACGTTGGCTTCGGCTTCTCCAAGACGACGCGAACTGCTGGCTGCATTGGGTTTGGCTTTCACACTGTTTCCTGCGGAGGTAGAGGAGAACAACGATGCGGATATCCCCGCCAAGGCATTGGCCCTCAGTCTAAGTGCGCGCAAGGCTCAAAAAGCAGCCTGTGGGATGCGGGATGGTATTGTCATCGCTGCCGACACCATTGTTCTTCTCGCCGGGGAAGTGTTGGGCAAGCCGCGTGACGCTGACGAGGCTACCAAGATGCTGCACCGCCTGCGTGGGTGTTCCCACATGGTGTTCAGCGGCCTGACCTTGGTGGATGTAGACAACCGGCGACAGTGGTCTGATGTGGTGGAAACTGAGGTCTGGATGCGCTCATATAGCGATGAGGAAATTGCCGCCTATGTCGCCAGTGGCGATCCTCTGGATAAGGCAGGAGCATACGCTATCCAGTATGCCGAGTTCCGACCTGTAGCAGGGGTCAGGGGATGTTATGCCAATGTGATGGGCTTGCCTATCTGTCACCTTTACCGAGCGCTGCGGGCTTGGGATGTAGAAGTGCCAGTGCGCCCGATGGAGGCCTGCCCCTGGGCACGTGTATCAGGTTGCACTTACGCCACCGAGGTTATTCCGTCCTAA
- the ade gene encoding adenine deaminase codes for MQLGDLIQAARGEVEADLLLKNSQVVNVFSGDIHRVNVAISRSRIVGLGDYRAEKEIDLDGMYLCPGFIDGHVHIESSMVRVAEFARAVVPNGTTSVIIDPHEIANVLGLDGIRYMLESSKYNPLSVFVMLPSCVPATNLETSGATLQSWDLSPLLHEKWVVGLGEVMNYPGVLFRDPQVLAKIDAASGKRIDGHAPGLSGRDLCAYVAAGIGSDHECTTLEEAREKLRLGMYIMIREGTIARNLEALLPLVTPANARRCMFVTDDRHPAELLYEGHINSIIKKAIGLGLDPIIAIQMATINPARYFGLTDKEGIAPGRQADLVVFDNFKDFNIRMVFRNGVMVARDGKILPHVTIPPDIPVRGSMNVNWGSHSDFHIHAEGSRAKVIGVIPDQIVTEALVEEIKVENGLAVADTERDILKLAVVERHLASGNIGLGFVKGFGLKRGALASSVAHDSHNLIVLGTNDEDMMVAARQVIQMGGGLAAASEGAVLASLPLPIAGLMSRDSVESVNSQMQRLLAVARELGSSLHDPFMSLSFLSLPVIPALKLTDRGLVDVTQFKFVPLFERD; via the coding sequence ATGCAACTCGGAGACCTAATACAAGCGGCCCGTGGCGAGGTCGAAGCCGATCTGCTGCTTAAAAACAGCCAAGTTGTGAACGTGTTTTCGGGGGACATCCATCGCGTCAATGTGGCGATCTCCCGCTCGCGCATTGTAGGTTTGGGCGATTACCGGGCGGAAAAAGAGATCGACCTCGATGGCATGTACCTCTGCCCTGGCTTTATAGACGGCCACGTCCACATAGAAAGTTCCATGGTGCGTGTTGCAGAGTTCGCTCGCGCGGTCGTTCCGAACGGTACCACTTCGGTCATCATTGACCCACACGAGATCGCCAACGTCCTCGGACTAGATGGCATCCGTTATATGCTTGAGTCCAGCAAGTACAATCCCCTCAGCGTGTTTGTCATGCTGCCTTCCTGTGTGCCAGCAACCAACCTGGAAACGTCGGGGGCTACGCTGCAGTCGTGGGACCTATCACCATTGCTCCATGAGAAATGGGTGGTAGGCCTGGGTGAGGTAATGAACTATCCCGGCGTGCTTTTCCGCGATCCACAAGTACTGGCAAAGATAGATGCGGCGAGTGGCAAGCGAATAGACGGACACGCGCCGGGATTGAGCGGACGCGATCTCTGCGCTTATGTGGCGGCGGGCATCGGCTCGGATCACGAGTGCACAACCTTAGAAGAAGCGCGTGAGAAACTCCGTTTGGGCATGTACATCATGATTCGAGAGGGTACAATAGCGCGTAACCTAGAAGCGCTCTTGCCCCTCGTAACTCCTGCAAATGCTCGGCGTTGTATGTTTGTTACCGATGACCGTCATCCTGCAGAATTGCTCTATGAGGGACACATCAATTCGATCATCAAGAAGGCTATCGGTTTGGGTTTAGATCCAATCATTGCTATCCAGATGGCCACTATTAATCCGGCTCGTTATTTCGGACTGACAGACAAAGAGGGCATTGCCCCAGGGCGGCAAGCCGACTTAGTCGTTTTTGATAACTTCAAAGATTTTAACATCCGTATGGTCTTCCGAAACGGCGTGATGGTAGCACGGGATGGCAAAATATTGCCTCACGTAACCATTCCGCCCGACATACCGGTGCGCGGTTCCATGAACGTGAACTGGGGTTCGCACTCAGACTTCCACATTCATGCCGAGGGGTCACGGGCCAAGGTCATCGGGGTCATCCCCGATCAAATTGTTACCGAGGCACTAGTCGAAGAGATCAAGGTGGAAAATGGCTTGGCGGTGGCTGACACTGAGCGCGATATCCTGAAACTGGCGGTTGTGGAGCGACATCTGGCTTCGGGGAACATAGGGCTCGGATTTGTCAAGGGTTTCGGGCTCAAGCGAGGGGCTTTGGCCTCTTCCGTGGCTCACGATTCGCACAACTTAATCGTATTGGGGACAAACGATGAGGATATGATGGTAGCCGCGCGGCAAGTGATCCAGATGGGTGGTGGGCTGGCGGCAGCGTCTGAGGGAGCAGTCTTGGCCTCATTGCCTTTGCCCATTGCCGGGTTGATGTCCCGTGATTCAGTGGAGAGCGTAAACAGTCAGATGCAGCGACTCCTCGCTGTGGCCAGAGAATTGGGTTCCTCTCTCCACGACCCTTTCATGTCCTTATCGTTTCTTTCCCTGCCCGTCATACCTGCTCTCAAACTCACCGATCGGGGTCTGGTCGACGTAACGCAGTTCAAATTCGTGCCCCTGTTTGAGAGAGATTAG
- a CDS encoding MFS transporter produces MKKYLRILRRVRSSLNQALKVPDNVRERNIWHLYQDMAWYGVLNSIATTFTSVFAIRLGASNTLVGLLSSLPGLISIFWLIPSARLIETQIHLIPTILWSGFLHRLAYFLVALMPSFLHEHRAEALVCLIVLSTIPAGAANTAFTSMMAEVVSLPDRARVVSVRHILFSATGMLTVLIAGKLLDLISFPLNYQIIFGLGFAASLVSLYHISRIQAPAKSVAPRSAPARQFSRERMQNTVHNILAYRDFTRFTVSTFLFNWGLYLPIALYPIYRVRVLGISDTWIGLISMVESGTTVVFYYLWGKIASRYGNRIAIIAGSVGLVFFPVLTALSTRPEPLVLVAVVAGAFGPALTLGTYNALLEVCPEERRASYIAIYNTLVNVNAFFGPLLGTTLATFIGIRQALWLAGVMRFLGALTYVRLPFREKVVMAHQPSAPTRNAPKE; encoded by the coding sequence TTGAAGAAATACCTTCGCATTCTGCGGCGAGTACGATCGTCTTTGAATCAAGCCCTCAAAGTCCCAGATAATGTGAGGGAACGCAATATCTGGCATTTGTACCAGGACATGGCCTGGTATGGCGTTCTAAACAGCATTGCCACGACATTTACCAGCGTCTTCGCCATTCGGTTAGGAGCCAGCAACACTTTGGTAGGCCTACTTTCCTCGCTACCCGGGTTGATCAGCATTTTTTGGCTCATCCCCTCTGCGCGCCTCATCGAGACCCAGATACATCTCATACCCACTATACTATGGAGTGGTTTCCTGCATCGCCTTGCCTATTTCCTCGTGGCGCTCATGCCCTCTTTTCTGCATGAACACCGGGCAGAAGCATTGGTATGCTTGATTGTGCTTTCCACTATTCCCGCCGGAGCAGCTAACACCGCGTTCACTTCGATGATGGCCGAGGTGGTGTCCTTGCCCGACCGCGCCCGCGTCGTGAGTGTGCGCCATATTTTGTTTTCGGCCACCGGCATGCTCACCGTGCTCATCGCCGGCAAACTCCTGGATCTCATTTCCTTCCCCCTCAACTATCAGATTATCTTTGGGTTGGGGTTTGCCGCCTCATTGGTCAGCCTGTATCACATAAGCCGTATCCAGGCGCCAGCCAAGTCTGTGGCTCCGCGCTCCGCTCCCGCTAGGCAGTTCAGCCGTGAGCGGATGCAGAACACAGTCCATAACATTTTAGCGTACAGGGATTTCACTCGGTTCACTGTAAGCACTTTCCTTTTCAACTGGGGTTTGTACCTACCCATTGCTCTGTATCCGATTTACAGGGTGCGTGTTCTGGGCATCTCCGACACTTGGATCGGCCTTATTTCGATGGTAGAGAGTGGCACGACCGTTGTGTTCTATTATCTCTGGGGCAAAATCGCTAGCAGATATGGAAACCGCATCGCGATCATCGCCGGTAGCGTAGGGTTAGTGTTTTTCCCGGTGCTCACTGCACTTTCCACTAGGCCAGAACCGCTCGTGCTCGTAGCCGTGGTGGCAGGTGCGTTCGGCCCAGCCCTGACTCTAGGCACCTACAATGCTTTGTTGGAAGTATGCCCTGAGGAGCGCCGCGCCAGTTATATCGCGATTTACAACACCCTGGTCAACGTCAACGCCTTTTTCGGTCCACTCCTGGGCACAACCTTAGCCACTTTCATCGGTATCCGTCAGGCACTTTGGTTGGCAGGAGTGATGCGTTTTCTCGGCGCTTTGACCTACGTTCGATTGCCCTTTCGAGAGAAAGTTGTGATGGCACATCAGCCCTCGGCTCCCACACGGAATGCTCCAAAGGAGTAA
- a CDS encoding cytidine/deoxycytidylate deaminase family protein: MGELERPSWDEYFIEITRQVATRSTCLRRHVGAVVVKDKRILATGYNGAPSGLPHCSETGCLREALGIPAGQRQEICRGLHAEQNAIIQGALHGVLLSGATIYITHQPCLTCAKMIINAGITRVVCTAHYPDEMSSDFLRQAGVTLEVWDRGDT, translated from the coding sequence ATGGGCGAATTGGAACGCCCTTCCTGGGATGAGTATTTCATTGAGATAACCCGACAGGTTGCCACTCGCTCGACGTGTCTGCGGCGACACGTGGGTGCCGTGGTGGTGAAAGATAAGCGCATCTTGGCCACGGGCTACAACGGTGCGCCTTCGGGCTTGCCCCATTGCAGTGAGACGGGCTGCCTGCGTGAGGCATTGGGCATCCCGGCGGGCCAGCGCCAGGAAATTTGCCGCGGCCTGCACGCCGAACAAAATGCCATTATCCAAGGTGCGCTACACGGCGTGTTGCTGTCCGGTGCGACTATCTACATCACTCACCAGCCTTGTCTCACCTGCGCCAAGATGATTATCAATGCTGGCATCACCCGCGTGGTCTGTACCGCTCACTACCCCGACGAGATGTCGAGCGATTTCCTCCGGCAAGCAGGTGTAACGCTGGAAGTGTGGGATAGAGGTGACACATGA
- a CDS encoding acyl-CoA dehydrogenase, with protein MDLTFNEEQEMIRKMARDFAIKEVAPIAAELDRKGEPPFALYKKMAELGFLGLLVPEEYGGVGADMISYVLAIEEISKACAATSVMMAVQNSLVNKGILLFGTEEQKRKYLVPLAQGKKYGAFALTEPGAGCDAAAQKTTAVRDGDIYLINGTKHFITNGGFADIVLVFAMTDKTLKHRGISAFIVEKETPGFAVGKEEEKMGIRATNTCELVFQDMRVPAANRLGEEGEGFKIAMTVLDGGRVGVAAQALGIAEAAFETAVAYSKTREQFGQPICNFQAIQWMLADMKTRIEATRLLTYSAAMKAQSGERFSLEASMAKLFAAETAVWVADRALQIHGGYGYMKEYPLERYYRDAKITQIYEGTDEVQRMVISSQVLR; from the coding sequence ATGGATCTCACGTTCAATGAAGAACAGGAAATGATCCGCAAGATGGCGCGGGATTTCGCTATCAAAGAAGTGGCGCCGATCGCTGCCGAGTTGGACCGCAAAGGTGAACCTCCCTTTGCTCTCTACAAGAAGATGGCAGAACTGGGCTTCCTCGGACTGCTCGTGCCGGAGGAGTATGGGGGTGTCGGTGCGGACATGATCAGTTACGTCCTTGCCATTGAAGAGATCTCGAAAGCGTGCGCTGCAACGTCGGTCATGATGGCTGTGCAAAACTCTCTGGTGAACAAGGGCATCCTGCTCTTTGGCACCGAGGAACAAAAACGCAAATATTTGGTGCCCTTGGCGCAGGGCAAGAAATACGGAGCCTTTGCACTCACCGAGCCAGGCGCGGGCTGCGACGCTGCAGCGCAAAAGACCACAGCCGTGCGCGATGGCGATATCTATCTCATCAACGGCACCAAGCACTTTATCACCAACGGCGGCTTTGCCGACATCGTGCTTGTCTTTGCCATGACGGACAAGACATTGAAACACAGGGGTATTTCCGCTTTCATCGTAGAGAAAGAAACCCCCGGTTTCGCCGTCGGCAAGGAAGAGGAAAAAATGGGCATTCGCGCCACGAATACCTGTGAATTAGTGTTTCAGGATATGCGCGTGCCCGCGGCGAACCGGTTGGGTGAGGAGGGCGAGGGCTTCAAGATCGCGATGACGGTCCTGGACGGAGGGCGTGTTGGGGTGGCCGCCCAGGCGCTGGGCATTGCCGAGGCCGCCTTCGAAACTGCGGTAGCCTACTCCAAGACCCGGGAGCAGTTCGGCCAGCCTATTTGTAACTTCCAGGCCATCCAGTGGATGCTGGCAGACATGAAAACGCGAATTGAAGCCACCCGCCTGCTCACTTACAGCGCGGCGATGAAAGCCCAATCGGGCGAACGCTTCAGCCTGGAGGCTTCGATGGCCAAACTCTTCGCCGCGGAGACAGCAGTATGGGTAGCCGACCGTGCCCTCCAAATTCACGGTGGGTACGGCTACATGAAAGAGTACCCGCTGGAGCGGTACTACCGGGACGCCAAGATCACCCAGATTTACGAGGGCACGGACGAAGTGCAGCGCATGGTGATCTCGAGCCAGGTGTTACGATAG
- a CDS encoding DUF2344 domain-containing protein, with the protein MRRQRLRIQFTKTGALKYISHLDLMRLWERALRRAGLPLVFSQGFNPQPKIIIAAALPIGISGRAEVMDVFLETPMPTLEVAKMLPSCLPDEVRLVSIEEVPWDEPSLQVRMRTAEYEARVPAEWTLSELRKRVATFLAASEIWHERRSKGKTKRYDLRSLVEDVRVIGREGEHFRLSLRLKHEPGATGRPDDVLAALGVMKPGVEIERVRLEWDIENAGSKFPDG; encoded by the coding sequence ATGCGCCGACAGCGGTTGCGCATCCAATTTACCAAGACGGGTGCGCTTAAGTACATCTCGCACCTCGACTTGATGCGCCTATGGGAGCGGGCACTGCGGAGAGCAGGATTGCCTCTGGTTTTTTCCCAAGGGTTTAACCCGCAGCCTAAGATCATTATCGCGGCGGCGCTGCCGATAGGCATCTCAGGCCGGGCCGAAGTGATGGACGTATTCCTGGAAACGCCCATGCCGACGCTTGAAGTAGCGAAGATGCTACCATCGTGCTTGCCAGATGAAGTGCGGTTGGTCAGTATTGAAGAGGTACCGTGGGACGAGCCTTCATTACAGGTGAGAATGCGGACCGCAGAATACGAGGCCCGCGTACCAGCGGAGTGGACGCTGAGTGAGTTGCGAAAACGCGTCGCGACGTTCTTAGCAGCGAGCGAGATATGGCATGAGCGGAGGAGCAAAGGCAAAACGAAGCGATATGATTTGCGCTCGTTGGTCGAGGACGTCCGCGTGATTGGGCGTGAGGGCGAACATTTTCGGCTGAGCCTGCGGTTAAAGCATGAGCCCGGTGCGACGGGTCGACCCGATGACGTGCTTGCTGCGTTGGGTGTAATGAAGCCGGGGGTAGAAATCGAACGGGTTCGGCTGGAGTGGGACATCGAGAATGCTGGGAGCAAGTTTCCAGACGGGTAA
- a CDS encoding HIT domain-containing protein codes for MVKRLWAPWRIDYILGERENGCVFCRKFAESSDAENFVVYRGERAGIIMNIHPYTNGHIMIIPYRHAGELDDLEDEELAEMMFLTRKGVQMLRRAMQPHGFNIGLNIGAAAGAGIGDHLHIHVVPRWQNDTNFMPVLADVRVIPESLNDTYKRLREALQAK; via the coding sequence GTGGTCAAAAGGCTTTGGGCACCATGGCGCATAGACTATATACTGGGTGAGCGCGAGAATGGCTGCGTCTTCTGTCGCAAATTCGCCGAGTCCAGTGATGCCGAAAATTTCGTTGTCTACCGGGGTGAGAGAGCCGGTATCATCATGAATATCCACCCTTACACCAACGGGCATATTATGATAATTCCCTACCGACACGCTGGAGAACTCGACGATTTAGAAGACGAAGAACTGGCGGAGATGATGTTTCTGACGCGAAAGGGCGTGCAGATGTTACGCCGAGCCATGCAGCCACACGGCTTCAACATCGGCCTCAACATAGGCGCGGCCGCCGGCGCGGGTATCGGTGACCATCTCCACATTCATGTTGTTCCCCGCTGGCAAAATGACACCAATTTCATGCCCGTGCTGGCTGACGTGCGCGTAATACCGGAATCGCTCAACGACACGTACAAGCGACTCCGAGAAGCATTGCAGGCAAAGTAA
- a CDS encoding TIGR03960 family B12-binding radical SAM protein, whose protein sequence is MIPSRVLDRILPGVSKPGRYVGHEWNSANKDWDSAAVHFALAYPDIYEIGMSNLGLAILYDVINSRPDALADRVYAPWPDMAAAMRASGLPLYGLESRRPLADFDLIGFSLQYELTYTNVLEMLDLAGLPVRAADRAPDAPLVIAGGSGTYSPEPVADFFDLFVIGEGEEIIEELIDVYRQVHPPGHPRDKEAFLRRATGIEGVYVPALYDVVAHNGVMTVSPREPEARPTIAKRLVQRLPPPPTRPVVPYIEVVHDRAMIEIQRGCTHGCRFCQAGVCYRPVRERPMAEVLEGIAAILANTGYNEVALISLSSTDYTHIEPLVAELVKRYRNERISVSLPSLRIDAFSVRLAQMLHETRKTGLTFAPEAGSQRLRDAINKRVTREDLLRTAETAYNSGWQRIKLYFMIGLPTETLDDVSAIAELVHEVHAIGRRVHGRRAQVSVSVTTFVPKPHTPYQWLPLEDETVLQAKQELLQRRLRSKGIHLSWSNPEATLLEAALSRGDRRLGAVIEQAWRKGAIFDAWREHFRPDIWAAAFAAEGLSADDFARRRYHRDNRLPWDHISTGVDRDYLWEEYQRTLRGEPGSDCLEKCTSCGVREAFNLKECPIVARGDL, encoded by the coding sequence ATGATACCGTCACGGGTTCTCGATCGCATCTTGCCTGGTGTTTCCAAGCCAGGTCGGTACGTGGGACACGAATGGAATAGCGCCAACAAGGATTGGGACAGCGCGGCTGTGCACTTTGCTCTGGCTTACCCCGACATCTACGAGATTGGGATGTCCAATTTGGGTCTGGCCATCTTGTACGATGTGATCAATAGCCGCCCCGATGCTTTGGCCGACCGTGTCTATGCCCCCTGGCCAGATATGGCCGCTGCGATGCGCGCCAGTGGTCTGCCTCTTTATGGCCTGGAATCTCGTCGCCCTCTGGCCGATTTCGATCTGATTGGTTTCAGCCTGCAGTATGAACTTACCTACACCAATGTGCTCGAGATGCTTGATCTGGCCGGTCTTCCTGTGCGGGCTGCTGATCGGGCCCCTGATGCGCCCTTGGTCATTGCTGGTGGCTCGGGTACTTATAGCCCCGAACCTGTCGCTGATTTCTTCGATTTATTCGTAATTGGCGAGGGCGAAGAGATCATCGAAGAATTGATAGACGTATACCGTCAAGTCCACCCACCTGGCCATCCAAGAGATAAAGAGGCTTTCCTGCGCCGCGCTACTGGTATTGAGGGCGTGTATGTTCCCGCTTTGTACGATGTGGTTGCTCATAATGGTGTAATGACAGTTTCTCCGCGAGAACCCGAGGCACGGCCAACCATTGCGAAGCGCCTCGTTCAACGTTTGCCCCCACCACCCACACGGCCTGTCGTCCCTTACATTGAGGTGGTCCATGACCGAGCGATGATCGAAATCCAAAGGGGTTGTACTCATGGCTGTCGCTTCTGTCAGGCTGGGGTCTGCTATCGTCCGGTGCGCGAACGGCCGATGGCTGAAGTACTCGAAGGCATCGCCGCCATCTTGGCAAACACCGGCTACAACGAAGTGGCACTGATCTCTCTCAGCAGCACAGACTACACCCACATCGAGCCATTGGTGGCCGAACTAGTGAAACGCTACCGTAATGAGCGGATATCAGTGTCGTTACCTTCATTGCGTATCGACGCCTTCTCCGTTCGTCTGGCGCAAATGCTCCACGAGACGCGCAAAACCGGACTTACATTCGCCCCTGAAGCGGGCAGTCAGCGACTGCGCGATGCCATCAACAAGCGCGTTACTCGGGAGGATCTCTTGCGCACTGCCGAGACCGCTTACAACAGTGGCTGGCAGCGCATAAAACTGTATTTCATGATCGGTCTGCCCACCGAAACTTTGGATGATGTGTCCGCCATCGCTGAATTAGTTCATGAAGTGCACGCAATAGGCCGACGAGTCCATGGCAGACGTGCCCAGGTGAGTGTGAGTGTCACGACCTTTGTGCCCAAACCACACACGCCGTATCAATGGCTGCCTTTGGAGGACGAGACAGTGTTGCAGGCCAAACAGGAACTGCTGCAAAGGAGGCTGCGTAGCAAAGGCATCCATCTCAGTTGGTCCAACCCCGAGGCCACTCTGTTGGAGGCAGCGCTTTCCCGCGGTGATCGGCGACTGGGGGCGGTAATAGAGCAGGCCTGGCGCAAGGGGGCGATCTTTGATGCCTGGAGGGAACACTTCCGGCCGGATATTTGGGCCGCCGCCTTCGCTGCTGAGGGCCTCTCAGCCGACGATTTCGCCCGGCGGCGCTACCATCGGGACAATAGGCTGCCTTGGGACCATATTTCGACTGGCGTAGATCGGGATTACCTGTGGGAGGAGTACCAACGTACACTCCGGGGTGAGCCGGGCAGCGATTGTTTGGAGAAGTGCACCTCCTGTGGCGTGAGAGAGGCCTTCAACCTGAAGGAATGCCCGATTGTCGCCCGAGGTGACCTGTGA
- a CDS encoding acetyl-CoA C-acetyltransferase, whose translation MIGRREVVIVSAARTPIGRFQGSLSTIPAPKLGATVIREAVRRAGIDPASVDEVLMGNVIQAGEGQAPARQAAIAAGLPPTVGATTINKVCGSGLKTVMMGTQAIVAGDADIIIAGGMENMNMGPYLLPMARTGYRLGDGKLVDATVHDGLWCAFENQHMGNSAEWIAKEYNLTRQELDEFALRSHQRAIAAITAGRFREEIVPIEVPQRKGPPLLFDTDEAPRADTSMEALARLKPAFQENGIVTAGNSPGITDGAAAVVIMAADEAEKRGVVPLARITGYAQSAVEPLRIFTAPIFAIRKLLEKTGYRLEDIDLFEINEAFAAQVVADGKELGLDWEKVNVNGGAIALGHPIGASGARILVTLIYALKNRGLKTGLAALCLGGGEAVAMTIEMI comes from the coding sequence ATGATAGGACGACGCGAAGTGGTCATTGTCAGTGCGGCCCGCACACCTATTGGTCGTTTTCAAGGGAGCCTGAGCACAATACCTGCTCCCAAATTAGGTGCTACTGTCATACGGGAGGCAGTGCGACGGGCCGGGATTGACCCCGCCAGCGTGGACGAGGTGCTCATGGGGAACGTTATCCAAGCCGGAGAGGGACAGGCCCCAGCCCGCCAGGCCGCCATTGCCGCTGGACTGCCCCCCACGGTCGGTGCCACTACCATTAATAAGGTCTGCGGCTCGGGGCTCAAAACAGTCATGATGGGTACACAGGCTATCGTCGCTGGAGATGCGGATATCATTATCGCCGGTGGGATGGAGAACATGAATATGGGGCCATATCTCCTGCCTATGGCTCGAACTGGATACCGCCTTGGCGATGGCAAACTGGTGGATGCCACAGTTCACGATGGCCTATGGTGTGCTTTTGAGAACCAACACATGGGAAACTCTGCCGAATGGATTGCCAAAGAGTATAATCTCACTCGCCAGGAATTGGACGAGTTCGCACTTCGCAGCCATCAGAGAGCCATCGCTGCTATCACTGCGGGGAGATTTAGGGAGGAGATCGTGCCAATTGAGGTGCCACAACGCAAGGGCCCTCCCCTCCTCTTCGATACTGACGAGGCCCCCCGCGCCGACACGTCGATGGAGGCGCTGGCTAGGCTCAAGCCCGCCTTCCAAGAAAACGGCATAGTGACTGCGGGGAACTCCCCAGGTATCACCGATGGTGCAGCCGCAGTAGTTATTATGGCTGCCGACGAAGCCGAAAAGCGAGGCGTGGTGCCCTTGGCGCGGATCACCGGCTATGCCCAGTCCGCAGTGGAACCCTTGCGCATCTTCACCGCGCCCATCTTCGCCATCCGCAAGTTGTTGGAAAAGACGGGATATAGGTTGGAAGACATTGACCTCTTCGAAATCAACGAGGCCTTTGCCGCCCAAGTGGTCGCCGACGGCAAGGAGTTAGGGTTGGATTGGGAGAAGGTAAACGTGAACGGAGGGGCCATCGCCCTGGGCCATCCCATTGGCGCAAGCGGCGCGCGGATACTGGTAACGCTTATCTACGCCCTGAAGAACCGGGGCTTGAAAACTGGCTTGGCTGCCCTTTGTCTGGGAGGCGGCGAGGCCGTGGCTATGACCATTGAGATGATATAG
- the thyX gene encoding FAD-dependent thymidylate synthase has translation MIRRLAVLDKGYIELQEMMGGDAAVIQAARICYQSEAKDSEADVRLIRRLMSSEPKHNTVFEHAVFRWGVKCPLFVARQWMRHRICSYNEKSLRYCIASREYYVPDNEPDVEEYRKHMEASFDLYSRLLEAGWKRERARGVLGTAVYTEFIWTVNAWSLMNWIQKRSDVSAQWEHRQYAEAALSIFRQVMPVTAEAFVELVLKR, from the coding sequence ATGATCAGGCGGTTGGCAGTACTTGACAAAGGCTATATCGAACTGCAAGAGATGATGGGCGGCGATGCCGCTGTAATCCAGGCAGCCCGCATCTGCTATCAGTCTGAGGCCAAGGATTCCGAGGCAGATGTCCGACTTATTCGCCGACTGATGAGCAGCGAGCCTAAGCACAATACGGTTTTCGAGCACGCTGTGTTCCGTTGGGGTGTCAAATGCCCCCTCTTTGTAGCCCGCCAGTGGATGCGGCATCGCATTTGCAGTTACAACGAAAAGAGCCTGCGCTACTGTATCGCCAGCCGCGAGTACTACGTTCCCGACAACGAGCCGGACGTCGAAGAGTACCGCAAGCACATGGAGGCATCGTTCGACTTATACAGCCGGCTGTTAGAGGCTGGCTGGAAGCGGGAGCGGGCGCGGGGTGTGCTAGGTACTGCAGTGTACACTGAATTTATCTGGACGGTCAACGCCTGGTCGCTAATGAACTGGATTCAGAAACGCTCTGATGTCTCGGCGCAATGGGAACACCGCCAGTACGCTGAGGCAGCGCTGTCCATCTTTCGCCAGGTGATGCCAGTAACAGCGGAGGCGTTCGTGGAACTTGTCCTGAAAAGATAA